The following proteins come from a genomic window of Novosphingobium aromaticivorans DSM 12444:
- a CDS encoding anti-phage-associated DUF1156 domain-containing protein: MTMTATEKSAVVPLSLRDAPSLIERAWPTAKISAETQKERKAVQGQTLTGLGSYWKGRKPLILTRACVLAALMPATDDLERDVEIFEKLMGMADETFGRRYDGGPTAFVKTFPDHALEVAEDTGRSWVWRDDLDPRERQRRIAQAFIDIPYGQRLEKVKRPEELAEHELLDGIWGEVNAHLRTRASSIAELVEQLGVMRFGRRPLLADTFSGSGSIPFEAARVGCDVIASDLNPIACMLSWASFNIVGASPERHAEIVREMRQIANNVDKAITDIGIEHDADGNRAKLYLYCVEVRCPRTGWMVPVTPTWMISKKRNTIARLIPDHANKRYEIEILNGVTDKEVEAAEVGTLRGGRLHHPMLKDDLGISMKEIRGDFRVDDGTSGNRLRLWEKDDVRPRPNDIFQERLYAIQWMDGQDIKKGKANPRTWFASVTPEDLAREEEVVEYVERHLAEWQRDGFVSDMQIEPGNKTDEPIRTRGWTYWHHLFCPRQILFTALILSEAKMSPEGRAFAAKFIDWNSKLCRYGTGAARESVAQTFYNQALNTFPNYGVRSFGFARSYLEDVPNNSPLSGQSRLISRRASEADEHVDIYLTDPPYADAVQYDEITEFFIAWLRKNPPAPFDKWIWDSRRNLAIKGEGQSFKTAMIDAYGAMTKHMSDNGIQIVQFTHQDAKTWSDMAQIFWGAGLQVVQDWYVSTENMTELKKGGYVQGTHMIVLRKRQGEQSGYQDEIVHEIRDEVERQIKDMIGLNDQMDAARGENIFNDADLQMAGYAAALRVLTAYTKIDGKDMTQEALRPRKRGEKTLVDELTEFAVQTANEFLVPDGLERELWLELNGAERFYLKMMDIEEAGEAKLDQFQNFAKAFRVGDYDDLMVSKTPNNSKLKTAKGLGRGAMAEGVQFGRDSTVRLALRAIWRVGKEDEVEDVLDELRDLIPDYLRKRDVLRQIVAYVATKRERNDPAEASAARILGTAIQTERI; the protein is encoded by the coding sequence ATGACGATGACCGCCACCGAGAAATCCGCCGTTGTGCCGTTAAGCTTGCGGGACGCTCCGTCCCTGATCGAGCGGGCCTGGCCGACGGCGAAGATCTCGGCGGAGACCCAGAAGGAGCGGAAGGCGGTTCAAGGGCAAACATTGACCGGGCTTGGTTCCTACTGGAAGGGACGCAAGCCCCTGATTTTAACCCGGGCCTGCGTCCTCGCGGCACTGATGCCGGCAACCGATGATCTGGAACGGGACGTCGAGATCTTCGAGAAACTGATGGGGATGGCGGACGAAACGTTCGGTCGTCGGTATGACGGTGGGCCGACTGCCTTCGTGAAGACGTTCCCGGATCACGCGCTTGAGGTGGCCGAGGATACAGGGCGTTCCTGGGTGTGGCGCGATGATCTTGACCCGCGTGAACGTCAGCGTCGGATCGCGCAAGCCTTTATCGACATCCCTTACGGACAGCGCCTGGAGAAGGTGAAACGTCCTGAGGAGTTGGCGGAACATGAGCTGCTAGACGGGATCTGGGGCGAGGTGAACGCTCATCTGCGTACGCGTGCCAGTTCGATTGCCGAACTGGTTGAACAGCTCGGGGTCATGCGGTTTGGGCGACGCCCCCTTTTGGCCGACACCTTCTCCGGTTCGGGATCGATTCCCTTTGAGGCGGCCCGGGTCGGCTGTGACGTCATCGCGTCAGACCTGAACCCGATCGCCTGCATGCTGAGCTGGGCCAGCTTCAACATAGTGGGTGCCAGTCCTGAGCGGCATGCGGAGATCGTGCGCGAGATGCGTCAGATCGCAAACAACGTGGACAAGGCGATCACGGACATTGGGATCGAGCATGACGCCGACGGGAACCGGGCGAAGCTCTACCTTTACTGCGTTGAGGTCCGGTGCCCCCGGACCGGCTGGATGGTGCCTGTTACCCCCACCTGGATGATCTCCAAGAAGCGGAACACCATCGCCCGGCTCATCCCCGACCACGCGAACAAGCGCTATGAGATTGAGATACTTAACGGGGTCACGGATAAGGAAGTCGAGGCGGCGGAGGTCGGAACGCTCCGGGGCGGTCGTCTCCATCACCCGATGCTAAAGGATGACCTAGGCATTTCCATGAAGGAGATCCGGGGGGACTTCCGGGTTGACGACGGCACGAGCGGAAACCGGCTCCGGCTGTGGGAAAAGGATGACGTCCGGCCCCGTCCGAACGACATCTTCCAGGAACGCCTCTATGCGATCCAGTGGATGGACGGGCAGGACATCAAGAAGGGGAAAGCTAACCCTAGAACCTGGTTCGCTTCCGTGACGCCCGAAGACCTCGCACGTGAGGAGGAGGTCGTCGAATATGTTGAGCGTCATCTGGCCGAATGGCAGCGGGATGGGTTCGTTTCTGACATGCAAATTGAGCCTGGGAACAAGACAGATGAACCGATCCGGACACGCGGCTGGACCTACTGGCACCATCTGTTCTGCCCACGGCAAATTCTCTTCACAGCTCTAATACTGTCTGAGGCAAAGATGTCGCCAGAAGGCCGCGCCTTCGCAGCAAAATTCATTGATTGGAACTCTAAGCTCTGTCGCTACGGGACAGGCGCCGCGCGAGAGTCTGTGGCCCAAACCTTCTATAATCAGGCCCTCAACACGTTCCCAAACTACGGCGTGAGGTCATTCGGTTTCGCCCGCTCGTATCTAGAAGACGTGCCCAATAATTCCCCGCTATCTGGCCAGAGTAGGCTGATCAGTCGTCGTGCAAGTGAGGCTGATGAGCACGTAGACATCTATCTCACAGATCCTCCCTATGCGGACGCGGTCCAATATGACGAGATCACCGAGTTTTTCATCGCATGGCTGCGGAAGAATCCGCCTGCACCGTTCGATAAGTGGATCTGGGATTCCCGCCGGAACCTCGCCATCAAGGGCGAAGGGCAGTCCTTCAAGACAGCGATGATCGACGCCTATGGCGCGATGACCAAGCATATGTCGGACAATGGGATCCAGATCGTGCAGTTCACGCACCAGGATGCCAAGACCTGGTCCGACATGGCTCAGATTTTCTGGGGCGCGGGTCTTCAGGTGGTTCAGGACTGGTACGTGTCGACTGAAAATATGACTGAGCTAAAGAAAGGTGGCTACGTCCAAGGGACCCACATGATCGTCCTAAGGAAACGCCAGGGCGAGCAGTCCGGCTACCAAGATGAAATTGTCCACGAGATCCGGGACGAGGTGGAGCGCCAGATCAAAGACATGATCGGGCTGAACGACCAGATGGACGCGGCGCGCGGCGAGAATATCTTTAACGACGCCGACCTTCAGATGGCCGGCTACGCGGCCGCCCTCAGGGTTTTGACTGCTTACACGAAGATCGATGGCAAGGATATGACGCAGGAAGCGCTCCGCCCACGCAAGAGGGGAGAAAAGACCCTGGTCGACGAGCTTACTGAGTTCGCGGTCCAGACTGCCAACGAATTCCTGGTCCCGGATGGGCTGGAACGGGAGCTATGGCTCGAGCTGAACGGAGCCGAGCGGTTCTATCTTAAGATGATGGACATCGAGGAGGCCGGTGAGGCCAAGCTCGACCAATTCCAGAACTTCGCCAAGGCGTTCCGGGTTGGGGACTACGATGACCTGATGGTTTCGAAGACTCCGAACAACTCGAAGCTCAAAACCGCCAAGGGTCTCGGCCGCGGCGCCATGGCCGAGGGGGTTCAGTTCGGCCGCGACAGCACTGTCCGGCTCGCTTTGCGCG
- a CDS encoding WYL domain-containing protein, producing the protein MDSDSGLRRGVESRLEFIEFRLFWEGHVNRSDLIEVFGVSINQASTDLNRYLGLAEANMVYDKSARTYVRSSTFTPVFHQPDASQYLSQLRSLSDGIIAADDSWIGGLPSFACVPTPARGVSSKILRAIVTAIKRHEAIEVFYQSMSSPEPAWRWIEPHALVFDGFRWHARAHCPRSSAFKDFVLSRITDTRSSKPAEARPSGDREWEEHVELQIAPHPALSAGQRKAIELDYGMERGVTTIPVRRALLYYALKRLGLDTDPAARSPQDQQIVLLNCRNIDIGSKGVIE; encoded by the coding sequence ATGGACAGCGATTCGGGATTGCGACGCGGGGTTGAGAGCCGCCTCGAATTCATCGAATTTAGGCTCTTCTGGGAAGGGCATGTCAACCGGAGTGACCTGATCGAAGTTTTCGGCGTTTCGATCAACCAAGCTTCGACGGATCTGAACAGATATCTCGGCCTGGCTGAAGCCAACATGGTCTACGACAAGAGCGCCAGGACTTATGTTCGTAGCTCGACATTCACGCCCGTATTTCACCAGCCCGACGCATCCCAATATCTCTCCCAGCTCAGATCGCTCTCGGATGGGATCATTGCCGCCGACGACAGCTGGATCGGAGGTTTGCCGAGTTTCGCCTGTGTCCCGACTCCCGCCCGCGGTGTCTCGTCCAAAATTCTGAGGGCCATCGTAACGGCGATCAAGCGGCACGAGGCGATCGAGGTTTTCTACCAATCGATGTCATCCCCTGAGCCCGCTTGGCGGTGGATCGAACCTCATGCCTTGGTGTTTGACGGCTTCAGATGGCATGCTCGGGCGCATTGCCCACGCAGTAGCGCCTTCAAGGATTTTGTTCTCTCGCGCATCACCGATACGCGTTCATCAAAGCCGGCAGAAGCTAGGCCTTCCGGCGATCGCGAATGGGAGGAGCATGTTGAGCTGCAGATCGCGCCTCATCCCGCGCTGAGCGCTGGTCAGCGCAAGGCGATCGAGCTCGATTACGGAATGGAAAGGGGCGTGACGACCATCCCGGTGCGGCGGGCTCTCCTCTACTACGCATTGAAGCGCCTTGGATTGGATACCGATCCGGCAGCACGTAGCCCCCAGGACCAGCAGATTGTTCTATTGAACTGCCGCAACATCGACATCGGTTCGAAGGGTGTCATCGAATAG
- a CDS encoding anti-phage-associated DUF499 domain-containing protein — protein sequence MSMGYNIPLVTSLCDISPDVFSMSRSEQVEHLSSIGDADISTARAFYARNHVTSGMSEFLRGAMRRLSGQSQQAVFELRQAMGGGKTHNMIALGLLARFPELKDQLPDTITAGMGDEPAVIATVNGRDVQNFIWGDIAEQLGRAEAFRDHWVNGPKEMNEGDWIRLIGDRPTLIMLDELPPYLAMAHTKTVGQGTLLDLLKYSIANLFSAAMKLKRCVVVVASLDAAYDEARRILGGQLADLQKETSRGAKSITPVDLNTGEIYDILRKRLFTRLPDPDGAEVDRVAQAYLAAYQEAIRGRALAKSAEQMADEIVASYPFHPSYKDILSLFKENEKFRQTRGLIQFTANLMRGVWGRKDQEEVFLIGAQFLDFSDQETRDQVKEIERSLESALASDVYDTDGSAHAQGIDGDRNDRAASQVATLLFISSLSDNTDGIRGLPRDTVVEYLVSPGQEPTRFIEAFDQLRDRCWYLHNRDGDRWYFSDIANVRKQIEDKVGKIPQDRVDEEMRRRLTDIFRPVNKLAYSELVVLPRVDEVNLTPSKRTCLVLSPDAKSPPAAAARFFDDVVYKNAFCVVAGDGSKMASAEDSVRRLLAIAAVKTIVADTPRHQREIETEQETTEIGFNSTVKSLFNAVWYPQTKELKSARIDLGHFQERGVIQGEKAVEAALAGGGAKKLVELDPEKTDGLIQRCEDQLFPENQSRTRWSDVLERAASNPRWIWLPPKGMEEIKAAALAEGRWVEENGYVDKSPPPPQPLIRVTRIGGDEATGESELELAVSNAGRAPEVLVAPTREGLDAGEIITDRTYRTTEVELWFQARNPETGEVSEPYRWAGSITITHERRDNAGMWQVTLAARPEAELRWNTLGINPKDGSLYNGGAIEIDGRQKTTLYVYAVKGGVSAQRTFAFDAVGAQRTINNERPAKAKRDFQFASKGEVLRVVRAAKGKESVRFHGVSVTVGEGERSLRVRSGGDVALSGADIETMIDGLRGALGQPDAEVQLRFREADFPDGYALKDFATQVGIDIPVEDVEQEA from the coding sequence ATGAGTATGGGTTACAATATTCCTTTGGTCACCTCTCTCTGCGACATCAGCCCGGACGTGTTCTCGATGAGCCGATCCGAGCAAGTGGAGCACCTCTCATCGATTGGCGACGCTGATATTTCGACTGCGCGTGCCTTCTACGCTCGCAACCACGTTACAAGCGGAATGTCCGAGTTCCTGCGTGGCGCTATGCGACGCCTGTCCGGTCAAAGCCAACAGGCGGTCTTCGAGCTTCGTCAGGCGATGGGCGGCGGTAAGACCCACAACATGATCGCCCTCGGCCTCTTGGCTCGGTTTCCGGAGTTAAAGGATCAACTTCCAGACACGATCACGGCCGGGATGGGTGACGAGCCTGCTGTAATCGCCACCGTCAACGGGCGGGACGTTCAGAACTTCATTTGGGGGGACATCGCCGAGCAGCTTGGTCGGGCGGAGGCGTTCCGGGACCACTGGGTCAACGGGCCGAAGGAGATGAACGAGGGGGATTGGATCCGGCTCATAGGGGACCGGCCCACCCTGATCATGCTCGACGAGCTCCCCCCGTACCTCGCCATGGCGCACACAAAAACGGTCGGTCAGGGGACCCTGCTGGACCTTCTAAAATACTCAATCGCAAACCTTTTCTCCGCCGCGATGAAGCTCAAACGCTGCGTGGTCGTGGTCGCCTCCCTCGACGCCGCCTATGACGAGGCGCGCCGGATCTTAGGCGGGCAGCTCGCGGACCTCCAGAAGGAGACGAGCCGCGGCGCGAAGTCGATCACCCCGGTCGACCTGAACACGGGCGAGATCTACGACATCCTGCGCAAACGCCTCTTCACCCGACTCCCGGACCCGGACGGGGCAGAGGTGGACAGAGTGGCGCAGGCCTATCTTGCCGCCTACCAGGAGGCGATTCGGGGCCGGGCGCTAGCGAAATCTGCCGAGCAGATGGCTGACGAGATCGTCGCCTCCTACCCGTTCCACCCGAGCTACAAGGACATTCTCTCCCTTTTCAAGGAGAACGAGAAGTTCCGTCAGACCCGGGGCTTAATCCAGTTCACCGCGAACCTGATGCGCGGGGTCTGGGGGAGAAAGGACCAAGAGGAAGTGTTCCTGATCGGGGCGCAGTTCCTCGACTTCTCCGACCAGGAGACCCGAGATCAGGTAAAGGAGATCGAGCGGTCGCTGGAGTCCGCTCTAGCCAGCGATGTTTATGACACGGACGGATCCGCGCACGCTCAGGGCATCGACGGGGACCGGAACGACCGCGCCGCGTCGCAGGTGGCCACCCTCCTGTTCATCTCGTCGCTGTCGGACAACACAGACGGGATCCGGGGCCTGCCCCGCGACACAGTCGTGGAGTACCTGGTCTCCCCCGGCCAAGAGCCGACGCGGTTCATCGAGGCGTTCGACCAGCTTCGGGACCGTTGCTGGTACCTGCATAATCGGGACGGGGATCGGTGGTACTTCTCCGACATCGCCAACGTCCGCAAGCAGATCGAGGACAAGGTCGGAAAGATTCCGCAGGACCGGGTCGACGAGGAGATGCGTCGCCGCCTCACGGACATCTTCCGTCCCGTCAACAAGCTCGCCTACTCTGAGCTGGTGGTCCTTCCGCGGGTCGATGAAGTGAACCTGACCCCGTCTAAGCGGACCTGTCTGGTCCTCTCCCCCGACGCGAAGTCCCCGCCCGCTGCGGCAGCGCGGTTCTTCGACGACGTGGTTTACAAGAACGCGTTCTGCGTGGTCGCCGGGGACGGGTCGAAGATGGCCAGCGCGGAGGACAGCGTCCGTCGCCTCCTTGCGATCGCTGCCGTGAAGACGATCGTGGCGGACACCCCCCGGCACCAGCGGGAAATTGAGACGGAGCAGGAAACGACCGAGATTGGGTTCAACTCCACCGTCAAGAGCCTCTTCAACGCGGTTTGGTACCCGCAGACGAAGGAGCTGAAGAGCGCCCGGATCGACCTCGGCCACTTCCAGGAGCGGGGAGTGATCCAAGGGGAGAAGGCGGTTGAGGCGGCTCTCGCGGGAGGAGGGGCAAAGAAGCTCGTCGAGCTGGACCCGGAGAAAACGGACGGGCTGATCCAGCGCTGCGAAGACCAGCTGTTCCCGGAGAACCAGTCCCGCACCCGCTGGTCGGACGTGCTGGAGCGGGCCGCGTCGAACCCTCGCTGGATATGGCTCCCCCCGAAAGGAATGGAGGAGATCAAGGCAGCCGCCCTCGCGGAGGGCCGCTGGGTCGAGGAGAACGGCTACGTAGACAAGAGCCCGCCCCCACCACAGCCACTGATCAGGGTCACTCGGATCGGCGGGGACGAGGCGACCGGGGAGAGCGAACTGGAGCTCGCCGTCTCGAACGCCGGGCGGGCACCCGAAGTGCTGGTTGCACCGACCCGGGAGGGGCTGGACGCCGGTGAGATCATCACGGACCGAACCTATCGGACCACGGAGGTGGAACTCTGGTTCCAGGCCCGTAACCCGGAAACAGGGGAGGTGAGCGAGCCGTACCGCTGGGCCGGGTCTATTACGATCACTCATGAGCGGCGTGATAACGCGGGCATGTGGCAGGTGACCCTCGCAGCGCGTCCCGAGGCGGAGCTGCGCTGGAACACCTTGGGGATCAACCCGAAGGACGGGTCGCTCTATAATGGCGGAGCGATAGAGATCGACGGGAGGCAAAAGACCACTCTCTACGTCTACGCGGTCAAGGGGGGCGTGTCCGCGCAGCGGACCTTCGCCTTCGACGCGGTCGGCGCACAGCGAACCATCAACAACGAGCGCCCCGCCAAGGCGAAACGTGACTTCCAGTTCGCCTCCAAGGGGGAGGTTCTCCGGGTCGTGCGGGCCGCGAAGGGGAAGGAGAGCGTCCGGTTCCACGGGGTCAGCGTCACTGTTGGTGAGGGGGAGCGGAGCCTCCGGGTCCGCAGCGGCGGGGACGTTGCCCTGTCGGGTGCGGACATCGAGACGATGATCGACGGGCTGCGCGGTGCGCTCGGGCAGCCGGACGCGGAGGTGCAACTCCGGTTTCGGGAGGCGGACTTCCCTGATGGGTATGCCCTGAAGGACTTCGCGACCCAAGTCGGGATCGACATCCCGGTTGAGGACGTGGAGCAGGAGGCCTGA
- a CDS encoding anti-phage-associated DUF3780 domain-containing protein, with protein MADKVITHGFGVPNDPLPHQFLVRIPAGRTDTVEVWEDFGAAGVGTAAQRLCRATVQRDTWRQVAEGVKAHLNRRLKEKDLKASRFNAGDNRVERILGRELCVLAWAIEDATPDEAAIAFTRWSSHRPEELWWLFQQIDRDGGEWDSPKTGWRVAIRHALIRDGEEAPKTPRRPRPVDPAEKTPDLFSKF; from the coding sequence ATGGCGGATAAGGTGATCACCCATGGGTTTGGGGTCCCGAACGACCCCCTGCCGCACCAGTTCTTGGTCCGGATCCCAGCGGGCCGCACGGACACTGTCGAGGTCTGGGAAGACTTCGGCGCAGCCGGGGTCGGGACCGCCGCGCAGCGGCTCTGCCGGGCTACGGTGCAGCGCGACACGTGGCGCCAAGTGGCGGAGGGGGTGAAGGCCCACCTAAACCGGCGCCTGAAAGAGAAGGACCTGAAGGCATCTCGCTTCAATGCTGGGGACAACCGGGTCGAGCGGATCCTCGGGCGCGAGCTCTGTGTACTCGCCTGGGCGATCGAGGACGCGACCCCGGACGAGGCGGCGATCGCCTTCACCCGCTGGTCTTCGCACCGGCCGGAGGAGCTCTGGTGGCTTTTCCAGCAAATCGACCGGGACGGGGGGGAGTGGGACAGCCCCAAGACCGGGTGGCGGGTCGCGATCCGGCACGCCCTGATTCGGGACGGGGAGGAGGCGCCGAAGACGCCCCGTCGCCCGCGTCCGGTGGATCCGGCCGAGAAGACACCTGACCTGTTCAGCAAGTTCTGA